From Aptenodytes patagonicus chromosome 1, bAptPat1.pri.cur, whole genome shotgun sequence, one genomic window encodes:
- the RPL21 gene encoding large ribosomal subunit protein eL21, whose translation MTNTKGKRRGTRYMFSRPFRKHGVVPLATYMRIYKKGDIVDIKGMGTVQKGMPHKCYHGKTGRVYNVTQHAVGIIVNKQVKGKILAKRINVRIEHIKHSKSRDSFLQRVKENEKKKKEAKEKGIWVQLKRQPAPPREAHFVRTNGKDPELLEPIPYEFMA comes from the exons ATGACAAAcacaaagggaaagaggagggggacACGTTATATGTTCTCAAGGCCGTTTCGCAAGCATG GAGTTGTCCCTCTGGCTACCTATATGCGCATCTACAAGAAGGGTGATATAGTTGATATCAAG GGTATGGGTACTGTTCAAAAAGGTATGCCCCACAAGTGTTACCATGGCAAGACTGGAAGGGTATATAATGTTACTCAGCACGCTGTGGGCATTATTGTTAACAAGCAGGTTAA GGGCAAGATTCTTGCCAAGAGAATTAATGTGCGTATTGAGCATATTAAACATTCCAAGAGCAGAGACAGCTTTCTGCAGCGTGTGAAGgagaatgaaaagaagaaaaaggaagcaaaagaaaaaggcatttgggTTCAACTGAAACGTCag cCTGCTCCACCAAGAGAAGCACACTTTGTGAGAACTAATGGCAAGGATCCAGAGCTGCTGGAGCCAATTCCCTATGAATTCATGGCAtaa